From Vibrio tritonius, the proteins below share one genomic window:
- a CDS encoding amino acid ABC transporter permease, producing the protein MNYHLNFSGLTPYLPQFVAGLSTTVELTAISTVGGLLLGTLCAWVKTSQLTPLRWLCSVYIEVIRNTPFIVQLFFIFFGLPALGVKLSAWEAGLIAMVVNLGAYSAEIIRSGIDATPKGQWEAGQTLGLTRLQIFTRIVLPPALQRVYPSLVSQCIIVMLGSAVVSQISVEDLTFAANFIQSRSFLSFESYIVTAIIYLVLAILMRQLFALLKRRLFKNPSL; encoded by the coding sequence ATGAATTACCACCTAAATTTCTCGGGGCTCACTCCATACCTGCCACAATTTGTGGCAGGTTTATCCACGACGGTTGAACTCACCGCTATTTCAACTGTGGGGGGATTGCTGCTCGGGACGCTGTGTGCGTGGGTTAAAACCAGTCAACTTACACCACTTAGATGGTTGTGTTCTGTCTATATCGAAGTGATTCGTAACACGCCATTTATTGTTCAGCTGTTTTTTATTTTCTTTGGCTTGCCAGCTTTGGGCGTTAAGTTAAGTGCGTGGGAGGCTGGGTTGATTGCCATGGTAGTAAACCTTGGTGCGTACAGCGCAGAAATCATTCGCTCTGGCATTGATGCGACGCCGAAAGGTCAATGGGAGGCAGGGCAAACTCTCGGCTTAACACGCTTGCAGATTTTTACTCGCATCGTGTTACCACCAGCGCTGCAAAGGGTTTACCCCTCCTTGGTCAGCCAATGCATTATCGTGATGCTCGGCTCAGCAGTGGTATCACAAATATCGGTGGAGGATTTGACCTTTGCCGCCAACTTTATTCAGTCCCGCAGCTTTTTGAGTTTTGAATCGTACATTGTCACCGCGATTATCTATCTCGTTTTGGCGATTTTAATGCGCCAGCTGTTTGCGCTCTTGAAGCGCCGACTGTTTAAGAACCCATCCCTATAG
- a CDS encoding transporter substrate-binding domain-containing protein, with product MRLGKHFTAAAMLLGLMLGGATAQANQLEQVEKAGVLKVAVPQDFPPFGSIGTDMQPHGYDIDMAAYLAKSMHVKLQLVPVTSANRIPYLQTGKVDLVISSMGKNPERSKVIDFSDAYAPFYLGVFGSDSEQVKDAAELSGKTIAVTRGSVEDLELSKIAPKDTTIKRFEDNNSTLASYLSGQVSLVATGNLVVTEIANRYPGKAPKTKFMLKNSPCFVGLMKNEPELRTKVNTLIKQAKQQGVLEGFSEKWLKAPFPADLGA from the coding sequence ATGCGATTAGGGAAGCATTTTACAGCAGCAGCGATGTTACTTGGGCTTATGCTCGGTGGAGCAACAGCACAAGCCAACCAGCTTGAGCAAGTGGAGAAAGCAGGGGTACTGAAAGTTGCCGTACCGCAAGATTTTCCACCGTTTGGTTCGATCGGCACAGACATGCAGCCACATGGTTACGATATTGATATGGCCGCTTATTTGGCGAAATCAATGCACGTCAAATTGCAATTGGTGCCAGTAACCAGTGCCAACCGAATTCCTTACCTGCAAACAGGCAAAGTGGATTTGGTGATCTCCAGTATGGGCAAAAACCCAGAGCGTTCAAAAGTGATCGATTTTAGTGATGCGTATGCACCATTCTATTTAGGTGTGTTTGGCAGTGATAGTGAGCAAGTAAAAGACGCTGCAGAGCTGAGTGGAAAAACCATCGCCGTTACTCGCGGTTCGGTAGAAGATTTGGAACTGAGCAAAATCGCGCCCAAAGATACTACGATAAAACGCTTTGAAGATAACAACTCAACCTTGGCTTCCTATTTATCAGGTCAAGTGAGTTTGGTCGCAACGGGTAACTTAGTGGTGACAGAAATTGCGAATCGTTACCCAGGCAAGGCACCCAAAACCAAATTCATGTTGAAAAACTCACCATGTTTTGTCGGTTTGATGAAAAACGAACCGGAGCTGCGAACCAAGGTCAATACCTTGATTAAACAAGCTAAACAGCAAGGTGTGTTAGAAGGCTTCTCTGAAAAATGGCTCAAAGCGCCATTCCCAGCAGACCTAGGCGCATAA
- a CDS encoding NCS1 family nucleobase:cation symporter-1, with translation MKKDFPVSARLSNDDLLPDKEQKWGWYSIFAFWMSDIHSVGGYVFAASLFALGLNGIEVFISLLVGISVVMVFANLMGKPGQQAGAPFPVIARMSFGVFGANIPAIIRGLIAVVWYGIQTYLASSSFIILLLYFFPSMGSLAHQTFIGLSYLGWVGFLSMWLLQAVVFMFGMDMIKKVIDWSGPAIYIAMFLLCLYMIERAGWDAIHFNLSSKALSLGDTLVQMFVAAALVAGYFAGPTLNFSDFSRYCGSYRKLKIGNWLGLPLNFVVFSAFSVIIVSASIPVFGEMITDPVETVRRLDSGLITVLGALTFIFATVGINIVANFVAPAFDFSHVSPQKISFKLGGMIAAVGSVLLTPWNLFNNPEVIHYTVDVLGALIGPLYGIIIVDYYLIKKGKIDVASLYTEAKEGLYWYQNGINMKSVYALIGAGLVAIVATFFVPVLANYALFIGGGTASVLYRYLMEASLSISSEVNSEVAKPEFEQV, from the coding sequence ATGAAAAAGGATTTTCCAGTCAGTGCCCGATTAAGTAATGATGACTTGTTGCCTGATAAGGAACAGAAATGGGGTTGGTATAGCATCTTCGCATTTTGGATGTCAGATATTCATAGTGTGGGTGGTTATGTGTTCGCGGCGAGCCTTTTTGCCTTGGGGCTTAACGGTATTGAAGTCTTTATCAGTTTGTTGGTCGGGATTTCGGTGGTGATGGTGTTTGCCAATTTAATGGGTAAACCTGGTCAACAGGCTGGTGCGCCTTTTCCTGTGATTGCGCGAATGTCATTTGGTGTCTTCGGCGCTAACATTCCTGCAATTATTCGCGGGTTGATAGCGGTGGTGTGGTATGGCATCCAAACGTATTTGGCATCTAGCTCGTTTATCATTTTGTTGCTCTACTTTTTCCCAAGCATGGGGAGCCTTGCACATCAAACGTTTATCGGACTCTCTTATCTAGGGTGGGTAGGATTTTTATCGATGTGGCTGCTGCAAGCGGTGGTCTTTATGTTTGGCATGGACATGATCAAAAAAGTGATTGATTGGTCTGGCCCTGCGATTTATATTGCGATGTTCTTGCTGTGCCTCTATATGATTGAACGCGCAGGTTGGGATGCCATTCATTTTAACCTAAGCAGCAAGGCGCTTTCGTTAGGCGATACCTTAGTGCAAATGTTTGTCGCTGCGGCCTTAGTTGCGGGTTACTTTGCCGGACCTACATTGAACTTCAGTGATTTCTCTCGTTACTGCGGCAGCTATCGCAAACTCAAAATTGGTAACTGGCTTGGGCTGCCACTGAACTTTGTGGTGTTCTCGGCATTTAGCGTGATTATTGTGTCAGCGTCGATTCCTGTGTTTGGCGAGATGATTACCGATCCAGTGGAAACTGTGCGTCGTTTAGACAGTGGTTTGATCACGGTTCTTGGCGCGCTAACCTTTATTTTTGCGACCGTCGGTATCAATATCGTGGCTAACTTTGTTGCACCTGCTTTTGACTTTTCCCATGTCTCCCCACAAAAAATCAGTTTCAAACTGGGTGGTATGATTGCCGCCGTTGGCTCGGTGCTACTCACACCATGGAATCTATTCAACAATCCAGAAGTGATTCACTACACCGTCGATGTGTTGGGAGCGCTGATTGGTCCTTTGTACGGCATTATCATTGTCGATTACTACCTGATTAAAAAAGGCAAAATCGATGTTGCTTCACTCTATACCGAAGCCAAAGAGGGTTTGTACTGGTATCAAAATGGCATCAACATGAAAAGTGTTTATGCGCTAATTGGTGCTGGGCTGGTGGCGATTGTAGCGACATTTTTTGTGCCCGTATTAGCGAACTACGCACTCTTTATCGGTGGAGGTACGGCGTCTGTCCTGTATCGTTATCTGATGGAAGCGTCACTTTCTATCAGCAGTGAAGTCAACTCTGAAGTAGCTAAACCTGAATTTGAACAGGTGTAA
- a CDS encoding GntR family transcriptional regulator — protein sequence MSSDEKIYQKILKAIVEHQLPPGERLPEDKLSEAFGVSRTGIRKVLQRLALERFVIIEPNKGAHVNRPTCQEAEEVLNSRILLEPLLLPAVMENWSKKHSTLFRKMVEQEKIADQEHDMAKSIRLTAQFHYELAYLGNNQILAEFIEQLCYRSSLVIAAYGSKASVSCDCGDHKQLIDLIDNKQLPQAQHWMQHHLEHIKASIQLNGQQDGQVDFHQLFANID from the coding sequence ATGTCAAGTGACGAGAAAATCTATCAGAAAATACTAAAAGCGATTGTGGAACATCAGCTTCCACCTGGTGAACGCCTACCGGAAGATAAACTGTCAGAAGCGTTCGGCGTCAGTCGCACCGGGATTCGTAAAGTATTGCAACGCCTAGCGCTTGAGCGCTTTGTGATCATTGAGCCCAATAAAGGCGCTCATGTGAATCGCCCGACCTGCCAAGAGGCAGAAGAGGTGTTAAATAGTCGGATTTTGCTTGAGCCGCTATTGCTTCCTGCTGTGATGGAGAACTGGAGTAAAAAACACTCTACCCTATTTCGTAAAATGGTTGAGCAGGAAAAAATCGCCGATCAAGAACACGATATGGCGAAATCGATTCGTCTCACCGCTCAGTTCCACTACGAATTGGCCTATTTGGGTAATAACCAGATTCTCGCCGAATTTATTGAGCAGCTTTGTTATCGCTCATCCTTAGTGATTGCTGCCTATGGCAGTAAAGCCAGTGTCAGTTGTGACTGTGGCGATCACAAGCAGTTAATCGATTTGATTGATAACAAACAGTTACCGCAAGCTCAGCACTGGATGCAACATCATCTCGAACACATTAAGGCCTCTATCCAACTCAACGGACAGCAAGATGGACAGGTCGATTTTCATCAACTTTTCGCTAACATCGACTGA
- a CDS encoding aspartate/glutamate racemase family protein — protein sequence MRIQVINPNTCQGMTDKIASAAQQVALADTHIIASSPKHGPASIESAFDDVIASAALMDEIAAGVEQQVDAHIIACFGDPALDAARELATAPVIGIAEAAFHMATLVSHRFSVVTTMSSTINTAHSLLHKYGFEDHCVNVRATDIPVLILEQISDAIYHTLLAECRQALLVDKAEAIVLGCAGMADIAARLQQDLQIPVIDGVTAAVKLAESLVQLGLKTSKIGSYRPRQVKPFIGRYQHWGAE from the coding sequence ATGCGTATACAAGTGATCAATCCCAATACCTGCCAAGGAATGACAGACAAAATCGCCAGCGCTGCGCAGCAAGTGGCGTTGGCGGACACACACATTATCGCCTCGTCGCCAAAACATGGCCCTGCAAGCATTGAATCGGCCTTTGACGATGTGATTGCCTCAGCCGCCTTGATGGATGAGATTGCAGCGGGTGTCGAGCAGCAGGTTGATGCGCACATTATTGCTTGCTTTGGCGATCCAGCGTTAGACGCGGCGCGCGAATTGGCAACCGCTCCGGTGATCGGTATTGCAGAAGCCGCATTTCATATGGCAACACTGGTCAGCCACCGCTTTAGTGTGGTGACCACCATGTCGAGCACCATCAATACCGCGCATTCATTGCTGCATAAATACGGTTTCGAGGATCATTGTGTTAACGTGCGCGCGACCGATATTCCCGTGCTCATTCTAGAGCAGATCAGCGATGCGATTTACCACACTCTCCTTGCAGAGTGTCGCCAAGCGCTTTTGGTCGATAAAGCCGAAGCGATTGTCTTGGGCTGCGCTGGTATGGCGGATATCGCAGCGCGTTTACAACAGGATTTGCAGATACCCGTGATTGATGGTGTTACCGCTGCCGTAAAACTCGCGGAATCACTAGTCCAGCTTGGTTTGAAAACCTCAAAAATTGGCTCTTATCGTCCTCGTCAAGTTAAACCATTTATCGGACGTTATCAGCACTGGGGAGCCGAATAA
- the puuE gene encoding allantoinase PuuE — MQTTNPRDYIGYGRNNVPDAQWPNNARIAVQFVLNYEEGGENCVLHGDEHAETFLSEMYGAEAFKDRHMSMESLYEYGSRAGVWRILNEFRRRDLPLTVFGIATALQRNPEVVQAIKEANYDVVCHGLKWIHYQNMPLEQEREHMVQALTLMEQLLGKKPIGWYTGRDSPRTRQLVAEQDCLLYDSDYYGDDLPFWMPVSPANHPEQTRQHLVIPYTLDTNDMRFASPYGFSHGEEFYQYLKDSFDCLYEEGATKPKMMSIGMHCRMLGKPSRFMALKKFLDYVESHQDVWITTREQIARHWIETHPAP, encoded by the coding sequence ATGCAAACAACTAACCCACGCGACTATATCGGTTATGGCCGCAATAATGTGCCCGATGCACAATGGCCTAATAACGCGCGCATCGCCGTGCAATTTGTCTTGAACTATGAAGAAGGTGGCGAGAACTGCGTGTTGCACGGTGATGAACACGCTGAAACGTTCCTGTCAGAAATGTACGGTGCGGAAGCGTTTAAAGATCGCCATATGAGCATGGAATCGCTGTACGAATACGGCTCCCGTGCCGGTGTATGGCGCATTCTTAATGAGTTTCGTCGACGTGATTTACCCTTAACTGTTTTTGGCATTGCCACAGCGTTACAGCGTAACCCAGAGGTAGTGCAAGCGATTAAAGAAGCCAACTACGACGTGGTTTGTCATGGCCTGAAATGGATTCATTACCAAAATATGCCACTCGAACAAGAGCGAGAACATATGGTGCAGGCGCTCACATTAATGGAACAGTTACTCGGTAAAAAACCGATTGGTTGGTATACCGGACGCGATTCCCCACGTACCCGTCAATTGGTTGCAGAGCAAGATTGCCTGCTGTATGACTCTGATTATTATGGTGATGACTTACCGTTCTGGATGCCTGTTTCACCGGCAAATCATCCAGAGCAAACCCGCCAACATTTGGTGATTCCATACACCTTAGATACTAACGATATGCGCTTTGCCTCCCCTTACGGCTTTAGCCACGGCGAGGAGTTCTATCAATATCTAAAAGACAGTTTTGACTGTCTGTACGAAGAAGGCGCGACCAAACCCAAAATGATGTCGATTGGGATGCACTGTCGTATGTTGGGTAAACCAAGCCGCTTTATGGCACTGAAGAAGTTTCTTGATTATGTCGAGTCTCATCAAGATGTGTGGATTACTACTCGAGAGCAGATAGCAAGGCATTGGATTGAGACCCACCCAGCACCTTAG
- a CDS encoding nucleobase:cation symporter-2 family protein, whose protein sequence is MSAQQKVTQPKGSSETSELIYALDDKPAVGPALYAGFQHVLASFVGIITPTLIIGSVLGLGDNVPYLISMSLIVSGVGTYIQAKRFGPIGAGMICVQGTSFAFLGSVLAAGFIAKSRGAGPDGILAMIFGVCFVGAFIEMVLSQFIGKLHRIVTPVVTGIVVTTIGISLIKVGMTDLAGGMGSADFGQWHNLILGAIVLAVIIALYRAESLMVRLSAILIGMVVGYIIAAMMGMVNFANAFNQPLFSIPIPFKYGFDFDWVAFLPIAVIYTITAIESTGDLTANCLITKQPVSGPAYFKRIQAGILGDGFNSMLAAVFNTFPNTTFSQNNSVIHLTGIASRYVGYFVGLILVVLGLFPIIGGVLTTIPKPVIGGATLVMFGTVAAAGIKIIAQEHLDRRNLMILAVSFGLGLGVMLVPDIMKNMPSIIQSVFGSPVTTSGLAAIVMSIIMKRPNETASTTEESQEANTSLVQNS, encoded by the coding sequence ATGTCCGCTCAACAAAAAGTTACTCAACCTAAAGGGAGTTCTGAAACATCAGAGCTTATCTATGCGTTAGACGATAAACCCGCTGTAGGTCCCGCACTCTACGCCGGTTTTCAACATGTGCTGGCAAGCTTTGTCGGCATTATCACCCCAACATTAATCATCGGCAGTGTATTAGGCCTTGGCGACAATGTCCCTTATCTCATCAGTATGTCGCTGATCGTCTCCGGTGTCGGTACGTATATTCAAGCCAAACGATTTGGACCTATCGGTGCTGGCATGATTTGCGTGCAAGGCACCAGCTTTGCTTTTCTTGGTTCAGTATTAGCCGCAGGGTTTATTGCCAAATCACGGGGCGCCGGACCCGATGGGATTTTAGCCATGATATTCGGTGTCTGCTTTGTGGGGGCTTTTATCGAAATGGTGCTCTCGCAGTTTATTGGTAAATTGCACCGTATTGTCACCCCTGTAGTGACCGGCATAGTGGTAACAACCATTGGTATTTCTCTCATAAAAGTGGGGATGACCGACCTTGCTGGCGGAATGGGATCGGCCGATTTTGGTCAATGGCATAATCTCATTCTAGGGGCCATTGTACTGGCGGTGATCATTGCTCTATATCGCGCAGAAAGTTTGATGGTGCGGCTGTCAGCCATTTTAATTGGTATGGTGGTGGGTTACATCATCGCAGCCATGATGGGGATGGTGAATTTTGCCAATGCATTCAACCAACCGCTGTTCTCTATCCCAATTCCGTTTAAATACGGGTTCGATTTTGATTGGGTCGCTTTCCTACCAATAGCTGTTATCTACACCATCACCGCCATTGAATCGACCGGCGATTTAACCGCTAACTGTTTGATTACCAAGCAGCCGGTATCTGGCCCTGCCTACTTTAAACGTATTCAGGCAGGGATCTTGGGGGATGGATTTAACTCCATGTTAGCCGCGGTATTTAACACCTTTCCTAACACCACATTTAGCCAAAACAACAGCGTAATTCACTTAACCGGTATCGCGAGTCGTTATGTCGGTTACTTTGTCGGTTTGATTTTGGTGGTACTTGGCCTATTCCCCATCATTGGCGGCGTTTTAACCACCATTCCCAAACCTGTCATTGGTGGCGCTACCTTGGTTATGTTCGGGACAGTCGCCGCAGCAGGAATCAAAATAATCGCACAAGAGCACCTTGATCGTCGTAATCTGATGATATTAGCCGTCTCATTTGGCCTCGGTCTCGGCGTTATGCTCGTGCCGGACATCATGAAAAACATGCCATCCATCATCCAAAGCGTGTTTGGTTCTCCTGTCACCACCAGTGGCCTTGCTGCTATCGTCATGAGCATCATCATGAAACGCCCTAATGAGACAGCATCAACCACAGAAGAATCTCAAGAAGCCAATACTTCATTGGTGCAAAACAGCTAA
- a CDS encoding S1 family peptidase, which yields MRRVFLSLALLMSSVGASAVDLSTYLTNGSQTTISAYPDFVSLFYYREYSTGYVTGMYCGGTMIDATHVLTAAHCVTDENSEPNEGYILYTVVAQVDELSDFPNNATYVRAKSVYYPDNYEYSSTSLWPNDIAIITLESELNVSNYANLPTQAYEGYRGTSDVFTAVGHGKTSTNSSSSNYLLSAEMDYVPNSTCASDLANIQDTQLCFAGVSSGSSSSLTTGVCSGDSGGPIYDSTESNLQIGITSFGPSTCGVGLTNSGVTGVFTEVSDYADWIDNVVNGLVTAKYTATNAKRIAYTGTTGYYSEDDSNVATTSSSGGGGVGLNLLFLLGMLGLARRIAA from the coding sequence ATGAGAAGAGTTTTTCTGTCCTTAGCGCTTTTAATGTCAAGTGTGGGGGCGTCCGCTGTAGACCTGTCTACTTACTTAACGAATGGCTCTCAAACAACCATATCGGCGTATCCTGATTTCGTTTCTCTGTTTTACTATCGAGAGTACTCAACGGGGTATGTTACGGGGATGTATTGTGGCGGTACGATGATCGATGCCACTCATGTGCTCACCGCTGCTCACTGTGTTACCGATGAAAACAGTGAGCCTAATGAAGGATATATACTCTATACGGTGGTGGCACAGGTCGATGAATTGTCGGATTTTCCCAATAACGCCACCTATGTGCGCGCTAAGTCCGTGTACTATCCAGATAACTATGAATACTCTTCAACTAGCTTGTGGCCAAATGATATCGCGATAATTACTCTTGAATCGGAATTAAATGTGAGTAATTACGCGAATTTACCTACTCAAGCATATGAAGGGTATCGCGGTACATCCGATGTTTTTACTGCGGTTGGCCATGGGAAAACGTCAACAAACAGCAGCTCTAGTAATTATCTTCTCTCTGCAGAAATGGATTATGTGCCAAATAGTACGTGTGCTTCAGATTTAGCGAATATCCAAGATACGCAGCTTTGTTTTGCGGGCGTATCATCTGGCAGTTCTAGCAGTCTTACCACCGGTGTGTGCTCTGGAGATTCTGGTGGCCCAATCTACGATTCTACTGAAAGCAACCTGCAAATCGGAATTACGAGTTTTGGTCCGTCGACATGTGGCGTTGGATTAACCAATAGTGGTGTGACAGGGGTATTTACTGAGGTGTCAGATTATGCCGATTGGATCGATAATGTCGTCAATGGTTTGGTTACCGCTAAATACACAGCAACCAATGCTAAGCGCATAGCATACACTGGAACCACGGGCTATTATTCGGAAGATGATAGTAATGTTGCCACCACATCCTCTTCAGGCGGTGGCGGTGTGGGGTTGAATTTATTGTTTTTGCTGGGAATGTTGGGGTTAGCGCGGCGAATTGCTGCATAA
- the choX gene encoding choline ABC transporter substrate-binding protein: MRKLLNKSLLLLLCFMPIFSSYALERVPQQCKDINFAEIGWADLAFTTSVARLLLDNIGYHTSSDILSINVALVAMNNNKVDTMLGYWEPAMNKYIVKYLDKGTIDVVKTNLTEAKYTYAVPNYVYDAGVKDIRDIHKFPKKFHKRLYGIEPGSNGAIIKAVDQDKYQLGGWKVVESSEQGMLAQVSRAVRKHEWIAFLAWEPHPMNTKFDIRYLTGADDIFGPNFGSATVHTITRQGFTSECSNAGRLLKNLSFNVEMENEGMKYILEDKNTASEAAYKIIKSNLNVLDKWLSGVNTVDGNSALLAIKKKFEDGEIVR, from the coding sequence ATGAGAAAATTGCTAAACAAAAGTTTACTACTGTTACTTTGCTTTATGCCTATTTTTAGTTCTTATGCATTAGAGAGAGTTCCGCAACAATGTAAAGATATAAATTTTGCCGAAATTGGTTGGGCTGATTTGGCTTTCACGACTTCGGTAGCAAGATTACTTCTTGATAACATTGGCTATCATACCTCTTCCGACATTCTTAGCATTAATGTTGCTTTAGTCGCCATGAATAACAATAAAGTCGATACTATGCTCGGTTATTGGGAGCCTGCTATGAATAAATACATCGTAAAGTATTTAGATAAAGGCACAATCGATGTAGTTAAAACAAATTTAACAGAAGCAAAATATACCTATGCGGTGCCAAATTACGTATATGATGCAGGCGTAAAAGATATTCGCGATATTCACAAATTCCCGAAAAAATTTCATAAGCGTTTATATGGTATTGAACCTGGCAGTAACGGTGCAATCATAAAAGCAGTCGACCAAGATAAGTATCAATTAGGCGGCTGGAAAGTAGTGGAATCGAGTGAACAAGGAATGTTGGCTCAGGTTTCTCGAGCAGTGAGAAAACATGAATGGATCGCTTTTCTTGCATGGGAGCCGCATCCTATGAATACCAAATTCGACATTCGATATTTAACCGGGGCTGATGATATTTTTGGACCAAACTTTGGTAGTGCTACGGTCCATACGATAACGCGTCAAGGGTTTACTTCGGAATGTTCTAATGCGGGCAGGCTGCTTAAGAATTTGTCTTTCAATGTGGAAATGGAAAACGAAGGGATGAAATATATATTGGAAGATAAAAATACCGCGAGCGAAGCCGCATATAAGATTATCAAATCGAATCTTAATGTGTTAGATAAATGGTTGTCTGGAGTGAACACTGTCGATGGGAACAGTGCATTATTAGCGATAAAGAAAAAGTTTGAAGATGGCGAGATAGTTAGGTGA
- the tnpA gene encoding IS66 family insertion sequence element accessory protein TnpA: MNKRRTDQEWLSLIEQCQASSLTQQAFCQKHDISVSTFYAKRQQLSVNPSPTQSGFVKAEIIEKTTCRKVTQTWVANMTLMVNNVELSIPQGTPPHYLAELIGALS; this comes from the coding sequence ATGAATAAACGACGCACCGACCAAGAATGGCTTTCGCTGATTGAGCAATGCCAAGCCAGTTCGCTCACACAACAAGCTTTTTGCCAAAAACACGACATTAGCGTATCGACGTTTTACGCTAAGCGGCAGCAGTTGAGTGTTAACCCATCCCCAACTCAGAGTGGCTTCGTTAAGGCCGAAATTATTGAAAAAACCACCTGTCGCAAGGTGACCCAGACGTGGGTAGCCAACATGACTTTGATGGTAAATAACGTCGAATTGAGTATTCCTCAAGGCACGCCACCACACTATCTTGCAGAGTTGATTGGAGCCTTGTCATGA
- the tnpB gene encoding IS66 family insertion sequence element accessory protein TnpB (TnpB, as the term is used for proteins encoded by IS66 family insertion elements, is considered an accessory protein, since TnpC, encoded by a neighboring gene, is a DDE family transposase.) yields MKRMMTAPVVYLYREFVDFRKSINGLALLIESETDLELGSGALFLFTNKQRDKIKVLYWDQTGYALWYKRLEKAKFKWPTQEKNTVFTLTQFDLDRLLSGFTIIGHKPVKIDSFTMG; encoded by the coding sequence ATGAAACGCATGATGACCGCGCCAGTGGTGTATTTATACCGTGAGTTTGTCGATTTCAGAAAATCTATCAATGGTCTGGCGCTGTTGATTGAATCTGAAACCGACCTCGAATTGGGCTCAGGGGCTTTGTTCCTCTTCACCAATAAACAACGCGATAAAATCAAAGTTCTGTATTGGGACCAAACGGGTTATGCGCTCTGGTATAAACGCCTCGAAAAAGCCAAGTTTAAGTGGCCAACACAAGAGAAAAACACGGTGTTTACCTTAACGCAATTTGACCTCGACAGGCTGCTTTCTGGCTTCACAATAATCGGCCATAAACCGGTAAAAATCGACAGTTTTACAATGGGTTAA